One window of the Pseudofrankia sp. DC12 genome contains the following:
- the hpnE gene encoding hydroxysqualene dehydroxylase HpnE, whose amino-acid sequence MARPRVAVVGGGLAGLSAALVAADSGADVVVLEARPRLGGATASFDRRGLWVDTGQHVFMRCCTAYRGLLNRLGVEHQTTLQERLDVPVLLGDRLGTHARLRRTKARLPAPLHLAPALLGYKALAPGQRVAAALAAFQLGRLDQRSAAVDGRSFGDWLTAHRQGPTATETLWELLTVATLNVPAAEASLGLAAKVVRSGLLERADAADIGWSDVPLQQLHGEAAAKALADAGADVRTNVKVRSITRTDAGYELAISTGAGRAEPAVLTADAVVLAVPPPAAAALLPAGAHPDPASLTELGASPIVNIHMIFDRKVIDGPFLAVTGSPIQWIFDRTGPSGLAGTGLAPPGSQYVALSQSAAESWVDRPAGELGDEFVAEMRRILPAARDAELVEVFVTRERTATFRQAPGTLALRPGAATGLPGFALAGAWTDTGWPATMEGAVRSGLAAARETLASVGVNVGGPSPMSGDVTWPPPRTAPTRSLVRPAGPPVPAQPSSAAKAPASTPAASRPASERGTATGSGPAADLGASTGSSSSSTTGSNPA is encoded by the coding sequence GTGGCACGGCCGCGGGTAGCCGTCGTCGGTGGCGGCCTGGCTGGTCTGTCCGCCGCGCTGGTGGCCGCCGACAGCGGTGCCGACGTGGTGGTGCTGGAGGCCCGGCCCCGGCTGGGCGGCGCGACCGCGTCGTTCGACCGCAGGGGCCTGTGGGTGGACACCGGGCAGCACGTGTTCATGCGGTGTTGCACGGCCTACCGGGGCCTTCTGAACCGGCTCGGCGTCGAGCACCAGACCACGCTGCAGGAGCGGCTGGACGTGCCGGTGCTGCTCGGGGACCGGCTCGGCACGCACGCTCGGCTGCGCCGGACGAAGGCCAGGCTGCCCGCGCCGCTGCACCTGGCCCCGGCGCTGCTCGGCTACAAGGCCCTGGCTCCCGGTCAGCGGGTCGCCGCCGCGCTGGCCGCGTTCCAGCTCGGCCGGCTCGACCAGCGCTCGGCGGCCGTCGACGGCCGGTCGTTCGGCGACTGGCTGACGGCGCACCGGCAGGGCCCCACGGCCACCGAGACGCTCTGGGAGCTGCTCACCGTCGCGACGCTGAACGTGCCGGCGGCCGAGGCGTCGCTGGGCCTCGCGGCGAAGGTGGTGCGGTCCGGCCTGCTGGAGCGGGCGGACGCGGCCGACATCGGCTGGTCCGACGTGCCGTTGCAGCAGCTGCATGGCGAGGCCGCGGCCAAGGCGCTCGCGGACGCCGGCGCTGACGTGCGCACCAACGTGAAGGTCCGCTCGATCACCCGGACGGATGCCGGCTACGAGCTGGCGATCTCGACAGGTGCCGGGCGGGCCGAGCCGGCGGTGCTGACCGCCGACGCGGTGGTGCTCGCCGTGCCGCCGCCGGCCGCCGCCGCGCTGCTTCCGGCCGGAGCGCATCCGGACCCGGCGAGCCTCACGGAGCTGGGCGCCTCCCCGATCGTGAACATTCACATGATCTTCGACCGCAAGGTGATCGACGGACCGTTCCTGGCGGTGACCGGCTCGCCGATCCAGTGGATCTTCGACCGTACCGGGCCGTCCGGTCTGGCCGGTACCGGCCTGGCGCCGCCAGGCTCGCAGTACGTGGCGCTGTCGCAGTCGGCCGCCGAGTCGTGGGTCGACCGGCCGGCCGGCGAGCTCGGTGACGAGTTCGTGGCCGAGATGCGCCGCATCCTGCCCGCGGCGCGGGACGCGGAGCTCGTCGAGGTCTTCGTGACCAGGGAGCGCACGGCGACGTTTCGCCAGGCGCCCGGAACGCTCGCTCTTCGCCCGGGAGCGGCCACCGGTCTGCCCGGGTTCGCCCTGGCCGGCGCGTGGACCGACACCGGCTGGCCGGCGACCATGGAGGGTGCTGTGCGTAGCGGGCTCGCTGCTGCCCGTGAGACGCTGGCCAGCGTGGGGGTGAACGTAGGGGGGCCATCGCCGATGTCGGGCGATGTCACGTGGCCGCCACCGCGGACCGCGCCGACCAGGTCACTCGTCCGGCCCGCGGGCCCGCCCGTCCCGGCGCAGCCCAGCTCGGCCGCCAAGGCCCCCGCCAGCACCCCGGCCGCGAGCAGGCCGGCGAGCGAACGCGGAACGGCGACCGGAAGCGGACCCGCGGCCGATCTCGGCGCCTCGACTGGTAGCAGTTCGTCATCCACGACAGGGAGTAACCCGGCATGA
- a CDS encoding polyprenyl synthetase family protein: protein MTMTVPEAIERGRTLTVPALRQTVARLHPRLRHVVEYHRGWVDADGNPQPGGGGKLVRPALALLSAEAAGRPVEVGLPAAVAVELVHDFSLLHDDLMDGDTERRHRPTAWTVFGADGAILAGDALLGLATQVLLEVEGEPGRKAAVILGAGVQDLVRGQAEDLLFETRSDVTVAETLHMEDGKTGALLACAASLGAVLAGAPKQVVDGLAEFGSRLGTAFQLIDDLLGIWGDPAVTGKPVLSDLQSRKKSVPVVVALEAGGADADELRAFLVSEGDRPTEDLERIAALVERAGGRDWTTAEADRQLKTAGAVLRSLSLPPQAEAELLALARFVTERDC from the coding sequence ATGACCATGACGGTTCCGGAGGCCATCGAGCGTGGTCGGACGCTAACCGTTCCCGCGTTGCGCCAGACGGTCGCGCGGTTGCACCCGCGTCTTCGGCACGTCGTCGAGTACCACCGCGGCTGGGTCGACGCGGACGGCAACCCGCAGCCTGGCGGCGGCGGCAAGCTCGTCCGCCCGGCGCTCGCGCTGCTGTCCGCCGAGGCCGCGGGCCGGCCGGTCGAGGTCGGCCTGCCCGCGGCCGTCGCGGTCGAGCTGGTGCACGACTTCTCGCTGCTGCACGACGACCTGATGGACGGCGACACCGAGCGCCGGCACCGACCGACCGCGTGGACGGTGTTCGGCGCGGACGGCGCGATTCTCGCCGGCGACGCCCTGCTGGGCCTGGCGACGCAGGTCCTGTTGGAGGTCGAGGGCGAGCCGGGCCGCAAGGCGGCGGTGATCCTGGGCGCGGGCGTGCAGGACCTGGTCCGCGGCCAGGCGGAGGACCTGCTGTTCGAGACCCGCTCGGACGTCACGGTCGCCGAGACGCTGCACATGGAGGACGGCAAGACCGGCGCGCTGCTGGCCTGCGCCGCCTCGCTGGGCGCGGTGCTCGCGGGCGCGCCCAAGCAGGTCGTCGACGGCCTCGCGGAGTTCGGGTCACGCCTTGGCACCGCCTTCCAGCTGATCGACGACCTGCTCGGCATCTGGGGCGACCCGGCCGTCACCGGCAAGCCGGTGCTGTCCGACCTGCAGTCGCGCAAGAAGTCGGTGCCGGTCGTGGTCGCCCTCGAAGCCGGGGGCGCGGACGCCGACGAGCTGCGGGCCTTCCTCGTGAGCGAGGGCGACCGGCCGACCGAGGACCTGGAGCGGATCGCCGCGCTGGTCGAGCGGGCCGGTGGCCGCGACTGGACCACGGCCGAGGCGGACCGTCAGCTCAAGACCGCCGGCGCGGTTCTGCGCTCGCTGTCCCTGCCCCCGCAGGCCGAGGCAGAGCTGCTCGCCCTCGCCCGATTCGTGACCGAACGCGACTGCTGA
- the ispH gene encoding 4-hydroxy-3-methylbut-2-enyl diphosphate reductase: MSSNISASENTGDRRHTGGPPTTGEASASTSPDGAAAQAPARAVPRIPKQAVGTGPSWTPGRPPRRSRLAVAAALRLEALAAGRSGLPTDAVVVRTGMGPERASRANQAVRAAKPDAVAVVGLGGGLAPGVRPGDVIVASEVRTGDGTVTGRCPSAPLLAGELRRAGLTVHIGPIVSVPRLAVGTARAELAATGAIAVDMESAYLSPSAAGKPFAVVRVIVDTAAEPLGRIDLARRGVSGLRTLRRLGGPLGAWAAAVGQRRVLLAEPRAFCAGVERAIEVVERALELHGAPVYVRKQIVHNTHVVNDLASRGAVFVDELDEVPPGATVVFSAHGVAPAVHVEAAGRNLDVIDATCPLVEKVHAEARRFTARGDTVLLIGHAGHEEVDGTLGEAPGRITLVESAEDVPSLQVEDPERVTYLMQTTLAVDEAEEVVDALKARFPAIVGPGSADICYATSNRQNAVRRVASEADLVLVVGSENSANSRRLAEVARRDGVASHLVESVDEVRLEWLAGADTIGISAGASAPPSLVHELADALAGLGATTVATRSIGTESIAFTLPKEVRRPQGG; the protein is encoded by the coding sequence ATGAGCAGCAACATCTCTGCATCCGAGAACACCGGCGATCGGCGTCATACTGGCGGCCCGCCGACGACGGGGGAGGCGTCCGCGTCGACCTCACCCGACGGCGCGGCCGCGCAGGCGCCGGCACGGGCGGTGCCACGGATCCCGAAACAGGCGGTCGGCACCGGCCCCAGCTGGACGCCGGGGCGCCCGCCGCGCCGGTCCCGGCTCGCCGTGGCCGCCGCGCTGCGCCTGGAGGCGCTCGCCGCCGGCCGGTCCGGGCTGCCCACGGACGCCGTCGTCGTGCGCACCGGCATGGGCCCCGAGCGGGCCAGCCGGGCCAACCAGGCGGTCCGCGCGGCGAAGCCGGACGCGGTCGCCGTCGTCGGGCTCGGTGGCGGGCTCGCGCCCGGCGTCCGGCCCGGTGACGTCATCGTCGCGAGCGAGGTCCGCACCGGCGACGGCACGGTCACCGGCCGCTGTCCGTCGGCGCCGCTGCTCGCCGGCGAGCTGCGCCGCGCCGGGCTGACCGTCCACATCGGGCCGATCGTCTCGGTGCCGCGGCTCGCCGTCGGCACCGCGCGCGCCGAGCTCGCCGCGACCGGCGCGATCGCCGTGGACATGGAGTCGGCCTACCTGTCGCCCAGCGCGGCCGGCAAGCCGTTCGCCGTCGTCCGGGTGATCGTCGACACCGCGGCGGAACCGCTCGGCCGGATCGACCTGGCCCGTCGTGGCGTCTCCGGACTGCGCACGCTGCGCCGGCTCGGCGGGCCGCTGGGCGCGTGGGCGGCGGCGGTCGGGCAGCGCCGAGTGCTGCTGGCCGAGCCGCGCGCGTTCTGCGCCGGCGTCGAACGGGCCATCGAGGTGGTCGAGCGGGCGCTGGAGCTGCACGGTGCGCCGGTCTACGTCCGCAAGCAGATCGTGCACAACACGCACGTGGTGAACGACCTGGCCAGCCGTGGCGCGGTCTTCGTCGACGAGCTCGACGAGGTGCCGCCGGGCGCGACCGTCGTCTTCTCCGCGCACGGGGTCGCCCCGGCGGTGCACGTCGAGGCCGCCGGCCGCAACCTCGACGTGATCGACGCGACCTGCCCGCTGGTGGAGAAGGTGCATGCCGAGGCGCGCCGGTTCACCGCCCGCGGCGACACGGTGCTGTTGATTGGCCACGCCGGCCACGAGGAGGTCGACGGCACGCTGGGCGAGGCGCCGGGGCGGATCACCCTGGTCGAGTCGGCCGAGGACGTGCCGTCGCTGCAGGTCGAGGACCCCGAGCGGGTCACGTACCTGATGCAGACGACCCTCGCGGTGGACGAGGCCGAGGAGGTCGTGGACGCGCTGAAGGCCCGGTTCCCGGCGATCGTCGGGCCCGGTTCGGCGGACATCTGCTACGCGACGTCGAACCGGCAGAACGCGGTACGGCGGGTCGCGAGCGAGGCGGATCTCGTGCTGGTCGTCGGGTCGGAGAACAGCGCCAACTCGCGCCGGCTCGCCGAGGTGGCCCGCCGGGACGGCGTCGCGTCACACCTGGTCGAGAGCGTCGACGAGGTGCGGCTGGAGTGGCTGGCCGGCGCGGACACGATCGGGATCTCGGCCGGCGCCTCGGCGCCGCCGAGCCTGGTGCACGAGCTGGCAGACGCGCTGGCCGGGCTCGGCGCCACCACGGTGGCGACCCGGTCGATCGGCACGGAGTCGATCGCCTTCACGCTGCCCAAGGAGGTACGCCGTCCGCAGGGCGGCTGA
- a CDS encoding SDR family NAD(P)-dependent oxidoreductase, whose amino-acid sequence MSTRSRPAVQDRASRPVISRARAAASAPWPPRTALVTGASSGIGRAAALRLAQDDTKTLLIGRNGVALDEVAAATGGHRFATDLTTVGAETAVAARATELLGHVDLLVLSAGIGAAGPFEVMSPNALRDLVTVNVLAPMMLVRAVLPAMLDRGEGRILLVGSVAGALGVRGEVAYSASKAALVGFADALRSEVRGRGILVTLCLPGAVDTPFFHRRGAPYVRRWPKAIPPSLVADRMLAGVARGDAEVWVPGWMSLAARVHGAAPPLYRRLANVFG is encoded by the coding sequence GTGAGCACCCGCTCTCGTCCTGCTGTCCAGGATCGGGCCTCCCGCCCGGTGATCAGCAGGGCTCGGGCGGCCGCGTCCGCTCCCTGGCCACCACGGACGGCACTCGTCACCGGCGCCTCCAGCGGGATCGGCCGCGCGGCCGCTCTCAGGCTCGCCCAGGACGACACCAAGACCCTCCTCATCGGCCGTAACGGTGTGGCCCTCGACGAGGTGGCCGCGGCGACCGGTGGCCACCGGTTCGCCACGGACCTGACCACGGTGGGCGCGGAGACCGCGGTCGCCGCGCGGGCCACCGAGCTGCTCGGTCACGTCGACCTGCTGGTCCTGTCGGCGGGTATCGGTGCCGCCGGGCCGTTCGAGGTGATGTCCCCGAACGCGCTGCGGGACCTGGTCACCGTCAACGTGCTCGCGCCGATGATGTTGGTCCGGGCGGTCCTGCCGGCGATGCTCGACCGCGGCGAGGGTCGCATCCTGCTGGTGGGCAGCGTCGCGGGCGCGCTGGGGGTGCGCGGCGAGGTCGCCTACTCCGCCAGCAAGGCGGCGCTGGTGGGCTTCGCCGACGCGCTGCGCTCCGAGGTCCGAGGACGCGGCATCCTGGTCACCCTCTGCTTACCGGGCGCCGTGGACACACCGTTCTTCCACCGCCGTGGCGCCCCGTACGTCCGCCGGTGGCCCAAGGCGATCCCCCCGAGCCTGGTCGCGGACCGCATGCTCGCCGGCGTCGCGCGCGGCGACGCCGAGGTATGGGTGCCAGGGTGGATGTCGCTGGCCGCGCGCGTGCACGGGGCGGCGCCGCCGCTCTACCGCAGGCTGGCCAACGTGTTCGGATAG
- a CDS encoding SAM-dependent methyltransferase, protein MDLFQVAALGFVRSPRTAAVDDDWAPVEAVIELDPAAVTVEATRGLAEFSHLEVLFLFHLVDEAKVERGARHPRGNRSWPEAGVLAQRNKDRPNRLGVTTCELVAVTGLTVTVCGLDAVEGTPVLDLKPYFAEFAPRSEVRQPAWSHELMATYW, encoded by the coding sequence ATGGACCTGTTCCAGGTAGCGGCGCTGGGGTTCGTGCGGTCACCCCGCACGGCGGCGGTCGATGACGACTGGGCGCCGGTTGAGGCCGTGATCGAGCTCGACCCGGCCGCGGTGACGGTCGAGGCCACCCGCGGGCTGGCGGAGTTCTCGCACCTGGAGGTGCTATTCCTGTTCCACCTGGTCGACGAGGCGAAGGTGGAGCGCGGTGCCCGTCATCCGCGCGGCAACCGGTCGTGGCCGGAGGCCGGCGTGCTGGCGCAGCGCAACAAGGACCGGCCGAACCGGCTGGGCGTCACGACCTGCGAGCTGGTCGCGGTGACCGGCCTGACCGTGACGGTGTGCGGCCTGGACGCGGTCGAGGGCACTCCCGTCCTCGATCTCAAGCCCTACTTCGCCGAGTTCGCCCCACGCTCCGAGGTCCGCCAGCCCGCCTGGAGCCATGAGCTGATGGCCACCTACTGGTGA
- the hpnD gene encoding presqualene diphosphate synthase HpnD, with translation MTAAASRPTVAEAYAACEEITKQAAKNFSYGIRLLPADRRAALSAVYAFSRRLDDIGDGDLPDDQKAEGLAKARADIRGLDPNSSDPVLVALADAAKRFPIPLEAFIELADGVESDIVPSTYDTFDDMVGYCRLVAGTIGRLSLGIFGTTEAAGRRDAPAIADALGVALQQTNILRDVREDLLGGRTYLPQAELAAAGVKLAVDADGVLGGPQDALVDYLRMGTARAEEWYSRGLVLLDLLDRRSAACCGALAGIYLRLNRRIQADPTAVLTQRVSLPAREKAMVAARSLAGRPERARAAAPGAGGVAP, from the coding sequence ATGACCGCCGCCGCGTCACGTCCTACCGTGGCCGAGGCCTACGCGGCCTGCGAGGAGATCACAAAGCAGGCGGCGAAGAACTTCTCCTACGGGATCAGGCTGCTGCCGGCGGACCGCCGCGCCGCGCTGTCGGCCGTCTACGCGTTCTCCCGCCGCCTCGACGACATCGGCGACGGGGACCTCCCGGATGACCAGAAGGCCGAGGGCCTGGCCAAGGCGCGGGCCGACATCCGCGGCCTGGACCCGAACAGCTCCGACCCGGTGCTCGTCGCCCTAGCGGATGCCGCGAAGCGCTTCCCGATCCCGCTGGAGGCGTTCATCGAGCTCGCGGACGGCGTCGAGAGCGACATCGTCCCGAGCACCTACGACACGTTCGACGACATGGTCGGCTACTGCCGGCTGGTCGCCGGCACGATCGGCCGCCTCTCGCTCGGCATCTTCGGCACGACCGAGGCCGCCGGGCGCCGCGACGCCCCCGCGATCGCGGATGCGCTCGGCGTCGCGCTGCAGCAGACGAACATCCTGCGCGACGTGCGGGAGGACCTGCTGGGCGGACGGACCTACCTGCCGCAGGCCGAGCTCGCCGCCGCCGGCGTGAAGCTGGCCGTCGACGCGGACGGTGTCCTCGGCGGCCCGCAGGACGCGCTCGTCGACTATCTGCGGATGGGCACGGCACGCGCCGAGGAGTGGTACTCCCGCGGCCTGGTGCTGCTGGATCTGCTCGACCGGCGCAGCGCCGCCTGCTGTGGTGCCCTCGCCGGGATCTACCTGCGGCTCAACCGCCGGATTCAGGCCGACCCGACGGCCGTGCTGACCCAGCGGGTGTCGCTGCCCGCCCGGGAGAAGGCCATGGTCGCCGCCCGCAGCCTGGCCGGCCGGCCCGAACGGGCCCGCGCGGCGGCCCCGGGTGCCGGAGGTGTGGCCCCGTAA
- a CDS encoding helix-turn-helix domain-containing protein codes for MEAPATPPRRAGTPPLLTAPRPCSIAGALEIVGERWSLLVIREVTLGVRRFDAIQAATGAPRAVLTNRLATLVRAGILDRVSYREDGTRARPEYRLTQAGRELSPVLTALRQWGDRHLTDEAGPPATFTHAGCGAPVRVQHICAAGHLIDDSREVIGAIRESGIETGAETPRPEPASPADLPPTGPGA; via the coding sequence ATGGAGGCACCCGCTACCCCACCGCGCCGCGCGGGCACCCCGCCACTCCTGACGGCGCCACGCCCCTGCTCGATCGCCGGCGCACTGGAGATCGTCGGCGAACGCTGGTCGCTCCTGGTGATCCGAGAGGTAACCCTCGGCGTCCGCCGCTTCGACGCCATCCAGGCCGCCACCGGAGCCCCCCGCGCGGTCCTCACCAACAGGCTGGCGACCCTCGTCCGCGCCGGCATCCTCGACCGGGTCAGCTACCGCGAGGATGGCACCAGGGCCCGCCCGGAGTACCGGCTCACCCAGGCCGGCCGCGAGCTCAGCCCGGTGCTGACCGCGCTGCGCCAGTGGGGCGACCGGCACCTGACCGACGAGGCCGGCCCCCCGGCCACCTTCACCCACGCCGGCTGTGGCGCTCCCGTCCGCGTCCAGCACATCTGCGCGGCCGGCCACCTGATCGACGACTCCCGCGAGGTCATCGGGGCGATCCGCGAGAGCGGCATCGAGACCGGCGCAGAGACGCCACGGCCCGAGCCAGCAAGCCCCGCAGACCTGCCGCCGACGGGCCCAGGGGCCTGA
- the shc gene encoding squalene--hopene cyclase, whose protein sequence is MSLTSDPSPATPATQPTSARPGSLSDRRSRSERSAVAGPVLVTTRPVTPVAMSGPATSVAMSGPATSVAMSGPGARPGGPALLPDRAADLTDPTGPMARAAGAAGTRAPQTGQLATTELPGTQAAERAAAALGRARDHLLGLQSEDGWWKGELETNVTMDAEDLMLRQFLGILSPELAAETGRWIRSKQQTDGGWPTFHGGPSDLSTTFEAYVGLRLAGDAPDAPHMLLAASFVRAHGGLAATRVFTRIWMALFGEWPWDEVPVLPPELVLLPSWVPLNVYDFGCWARQTVVALTIVGHFRPVRSLGFTIDELRVAAVRPDRAPLVSWTGVFQRLDAGLRRYQRHPVKTLRELALRRATEWVLARQEADGGWGGIQPPWVYSIMALHLMGYSMGHPVLVAALDGLETFTVREQVRDGDEVVTVRRLEACQSPVWDTALAVVALADAGLDARHPGMRKAGEWLVREEVTVPGDWRVRRPNLEPGGWAFEFANDIYPDVDDTAEVVLAVRRLLGSGWDDVDPAFAKQARAAVERAVNWSVGMRSANGAWGAFDADNVRELATKIPFCDFGEVIDPPSADVTAHMVEMLADLGRADHPVTQRAVRWLLDDQEPGGSWFGRWGVNHVYGTGAAVPALISAGVAADHPAIRSAVRWLVAHQHPDGGWGEDLRSYKDDAWVGRGEPTASQTAWALLALLAADPMNEAVGRGVRWLCDTQLPDGSWDEPYYTGTGFPWDFSINYHLYRLVFPLTALGRYVTLTGRSAA, encoded by the coding sequence ATGAGCCTGACCTCGGACCCGTCCCCGGCGACGCCGGCGACGCAGCCGACGTCCGCGCGGCCGGGGTCCCTCTCGGATCGGCGAAGCCGATCCGAGAGGTCCGCCGTTGCCGGGCCCGTGCTGGTGACCACCCGTCCAGTGACTCCGGTGGCCATGAGCGGGCCTGCGACGTCGGTGGCCATGAGCGGGCCTGCGACGTCGGTGGCCATGAGCGGGCCAGGTGCCCGCCCCGGCGGCCCGGCGCTGCTGCCCGACCGTGCGGCCGACCTGACGGACCCGACCGGGCCGATGGCCCGCGCGGCCGGCGCCGCGGGGACGCGCGCGCCGCAGACCGGGCAGCTCGCCACCACCGAGCTGCCCGGAACCCAGGCCGCCGAGCGGGCCGCCGCCGCGCTGGGCCGTGCGCGCGACCATCTCCTGGGCCTGCAGTCCGAGGACGGCTGGTGGAAGGGGGAGCTCGAGACCAACGTCACGATGGACGCCGAGGACCTCATGCTCCGCCAGTTCCTCGGCATCCTGTCGCCGGAGCTGGCCGCCGAGACGGGCCGCTGGATCCGGTCGAAGCAGCAGACCGACGGCGGCTGGCCGACGTTCCACGGCGGCCCGTCCGACCTCTCGACCACCTTCGAGGCCTACGTCGGCCTGCGCCTGGCCGGGGACGCGCCGGACGCGCCGCACATGCTGCTCGCGGCGTCGTTCGTGCGCGCGCACGGCGGTCTCGCCGCGACCCGGGTCTTCACCCGGATCTGGATGGCGCTGTTCGGCGAGTGGCCGTGGGACGAGGTCCCGGTGCTGCCGCCCGAGCTGGTGCTGCTGCCGAGCTGGGTGCCGCTGAACGTCTACGACTTCGGCTGCTGGGCGCGCCAGACGGTGGTGGCGCTGACGATCGTCGGTCATTTCCGGCCGGTCCGCTCGCTCGGCTTCACGATCGACGAGCTGCGGGTCGCCGCGGTCCGGCCGGACCGCGCGCCGCTGGTCAGCTGGACGGGTGTGTTCCAGCGGCTGGACGCCGGGCTGCGCCGCTACCAGCGCCACCCCGTCAAGACGCTGCGTGAGCTCGCCCTGCGCCGCGCCACCGAGTGGGTGCTGGCCCGTCAGGAGGCCGACGGTGGCTGGGGCGGAATCCAGCCACCGTGGGTCTACTCGATCATGGCCCTGCACCTGATGGGCTACTCGATGGGCCACCCGGTGCTGGTCGCCGCTCTCGACGGCCTGGAAACCTTCACGGTCCGTGAGCAGGTCCGCGACGGCGACGAGGTCGTCACGGTCCGCCGGCTGGAGGCCTGCCAGTCGCCGGTCTGGGACACCGCGCTCGCCGTCGTCGCGCTCGCCGACGCGGGCCTGGACGCCCGCCACCCCGGGATGCGCAAGGCCGGCGAATGGCTGGTCCGCGAGGAGGTCACCGTTCCCGGTGACTGGCGGGTCCGCCGGCCGAACCTGGAGCCCGGCGGCTGGGCGTTCGAGTTCGCCAACGACATCTACCCTGACGTCGACGACACGGCCGAGGTGGTCCTCGCGGTCCGCCGGCTGCTGGGGAGCGGCTGGGACGACGTCGACCCGGCGTTCGCGAAACAGGCCAGGGCGGCCGTCGAACGGGCGGTCAACTGGTCGGTCGGGATGCGTTCGGCGAACGGCGCCTGGGGTGCCTTCGACGCGGACAACGTCCGCGAGCTGGCGACGAAGATCCCGTTCTGCGACTTCGGCGAGGTGATCGACCCGCCCAGCGCGGACGTCACCGCGCACATGGTCGAGATGCTCGCCGACCTGGGCCGGGCAGACCACCCGGTCACCCAGCGCGCGGTGCGCTGGCTGCTCGACGACCAGGAGCCGGGGGGCTCGTGGTTCGGCCGGTGGGGTGTCAACCACGTCTACGGCACCGGCGCGGCTGTGCCCGCGCTGATCTCGGCGGGCGTGGCCGCCGACCATCCGGCGATCCGCTCGGCGGTGCGCTGGCTGGTCGCCCACCAGCACCCCGACGGCGGGTGGGGCGAGGATCTGCGGTCCTACAAGGACGACGCCTGGGTGGGCCGCGGCGAGCCGACCGCCTCGCAGACCGCCTGGGCGCTGCTCGCGCTGCTCGCCGCCGACCCGATGAACGAGGCGGTCGGCCGCGGCGTGCGCTGGCTGTGTGACACCCAGCTGCCCGACGGCAGCTGGGACGAGCCCTACTACACCGGCACCGGCTTCCCCTGGGACTTCTCCATCAACTACCACCTGTACCGGCTGGTCTTCCCGTTGACGGCTCTCGGCCGGTACGTGACCCTCACCGGGCGGTCCGCGGCATGA
- the hpnC gene encoding squalene synthase HpnC — protein sequence MTPIDARTAAPGRRAEPAGITDIATSTDEVLRAAYGENFPVSPVVLPAAIREHFKAIYGFARLVDDIGDEAPGDRLALLDQLAADLERIWTGAGPALPVHQRLATTVTACDLPAEPFLRLIEANRLDQRVTRYPAFDDLLRYCTLSADPIGRMVLGVLGKATPDRLILSDRVCTALQLAEHLQDVAEDYAAGRIYLPLEDLDTFGVAETDLAAPTASPALRNLMAFQVARATTILDQGAPLASLLDGRMRLAIAGFIGGGRAALHAVRQAGYEVLGGAPKASKPRLAGAALWVAARAYTPSMRAGAAAAGGLPPLCESPPPSPNPVRATAVPAVSVAAKAEPARATSPAARRATSVPAPAVAATTLSGVVTGADLGNTESGSVNEPASAWPAMTQADSRHSRRGDEGEAS from the coding sequence ATGACCCCCATCGACGCCCGGACCGCCGCCCCCGGCCGGCGGGCAGAGCCGGCCGGTATCACCGATATCGCGACCTCCACCGATGAGGTGCTGCGTGCCGCGTACGGGGAGAACTTCCCGGTGTCGCCCGTCGTGCTGCCCGCCGCCATTCGCGAGCACTTCAAGGCCATCTACGGGTTCGCCCGCCTGGTCGACGACATCGGCGACGAGGCCCCCGGCGACCGGCTCGCCCTGCTCGACCAGCTCGCGGCCGACCTGGAGCGGATCTGGACCGGCGCGGGACCGGCGCTGCCGGTGCACCAGCGGCTGGCGACGACGGTGACGGCCTGCGACCTGCCGGCCGAGCCGTTCCTGCGGCTGATCGAGGCGAACCGGCTGGACCAGCGGGTCACCCGCTACCCGGCCTTCGACGACCTGCTGCGCTACTGCACCCTGTCGGCCGACCCGATCGGGCGGATGGTGCTCGGGGTGCTCGGCAAGGCCACGCCCGACCGGCTGATCCTCTCCGACCGGGTCTGCACCGCGCTGCAGCTGGCCGAGCACCTGCAGGACGTCGCCGAGGACTACGCGGCCGGGCGGATCTACCTGCCGCTGGAGGACCTCGACACCTTCGGCGTCGCCGAGACCGACCTCGCCGCGCCGACCGCGTCGCCGGCGCTGCGCAACCTGATGGCCTTCCAGGTCGCCAGGGCGACGACGATCCTGGACCAGGGCGCGCCGCTGGCCAGCCTGCTGGACGGCCGGATGAGGCTGGCCATCGCCGGCTTCATCGGTGGGGGCCGCGCGGCGCTGCACGCGGTCCGCCAGGCCGGCTATGAGGTGCTCGGCGGCGCTCCGAAGGCGAGCAAGCCCCGACTGGCCGGGGCCGCGCTGTGGGTGGCGGCCCGTGCCTATACGCCGTCGATGCGCGCCGGCGCGGCCGCGGCCGGCGGCCTGCCTCCGCTGTGCGAGTCACCGCCGCCGTCGCCGAACCCGGTGCGAGCCACGGCAGTCCCGGCTGTTTCGGTTGCAGCCAAGGCGGAACCGGCTCGCGCGACAAGCCCGGCGGCCCGGCGGGCCACCTCGGTGCCAGCCCCGGCCGTCGCGGCGACCACCCTTTCGGGCGTCGTGACCGGCGCCGACCTGGGGAACACCGAGAGCGGGTCCGTGAACGAGCCGGCCAGCGCCTGGCCTGCGATGACTCAGGCTGACAGCCGGCACAGCCGGCGAGGTGACGAGGGGGAGGCCTCATGA